A single window of Lonchura striata isolate bLonStr1 chromosome 20, bLonStr1.mat, whole genome shotgun sequence DNA harbors:
- the PIGS gene encoding GPI-anchor transamidase component PIGS isoform X2, with translation MVAAAAAMAADEAERARGRRAALSFATIAVVLGLPLWWKTTETYRAALPYAAIDGLGQQPVQLVVPMAVVFGPGSVPGDLPRPLPFRDVQKMEISVNLRTSITSRYEMRYRSTTAQEEAALAAATAREADAALYLLQDTTLGSLTMYVVPETSSLLPQGINAYVGKHRSALVRAGGSLAALQARLREVTQVMSFTASSIAAVLSDRVPDGQLSFDARRNLKSSLGYEITFSLLNPDPKSHTVDWDIEGAVNRFVKPVLDKLSLVANFSVDSQILYYAVLGVTPRYDKESSSFLLSAHSLPHVINPVEARLGSSAASLYPVLNFLLYVPERSHSPLYIQDKDGALVSTNAFHSPRWGGIMVYNVEAPASPQASLPLHVDVDMARVMEVFLAQLRLLFGLSWEEVPPEFLLESPGNEGLADWELDHLLWAHTVENIATVSTTLTSLAQLLDKIGNIVIKDDVASEVYRAVASVQSAVTELSLGHLLAAFQASKEAVTSSERAFFDPSLLHLLYFPDDQKFAIYIPLFLPMAVPILLSLAKIVRETRLRKKEPTKMD, from the exons atggtggcggcggcggcggcgatggCGGCGGATGAGGCAG agcgggcgcggggccggcgcgcCGCTCTGTCCTTCGCGACCATCGCCGTGGTGCTGGGGCTGCCGCTGTGGTGGAAAACGACCGAGACCTACCGCGCTGCCCTGCCCTACGCGGCCATCGATGGGCTCGGCCAGCAGCCG GTTCAGCTGGTGGTGCCCATGGCCGTGGTCTTCGGCCCGGGATCGGTGCCCGGGGACCTGCCGAGGCCGCTGCCCTTCAGGGACGTGCAGAAGATGGAGATTTCCGTGAACC TGAGAACCAGCATCACGTCTCGCTATGAGATGCGCTATCGCAGCACCACGGCTCAGGAGGAGGCAGCACTGGCTGCGGCGACTGCACGAG AGGCTGATGCTGCTCTGTACCTGCTGCAGGACACCACCTTGGGCTCTCTGACCATGTATGTGGTCCCTGAAACCTCTTCTCTCCTGCCTCAG gGCATCAACGCGTACGTGGGGAAGCACCGCAGCGCCCTGGTGAGGGCTGGGGGgagcctggctgccctgcagGCCCGGCTGcgggaggtgacacaggtgatgTCCTTCACGGCCAGCTCCATCGCCGCCGTCCTCTCGGACCGTGTGCCCGACGGTCAGCTCAGCTTCGACGCACGGCGGAACCTGAAATCCAGCCTGG GGTATGAGATCACCTTCAGTCTGCTGAACCCTGACCCCAAGTCCCACACCGTGGACTGGGACATTGAGGGGGCTGTGAACCGCTTCGTGAAGCCTGTCCTGGACAAACTGAGCTTGGTGGCCAACTTTTCTGTGGATTCACAG ATCCTGTACTACGCCGTCCTAGGAGTGACACCACGCTATGACAAGGAGTCCTCCAGCTTCCTCCTGAGTGCTCACAGCCTCCCACATGTCATCAACCCCGTGGAGGCCCGTCTGG GCTCCAGTGCTGCCTCACTCTATCCCGTGCTGAACTTCCTGCTGTATGTGCCAGAGCGCTCCCACTCCCCTCTGTACATTCAGGACAAGGATGGAGCCCTAGTGAGCACCAACGCCTTCCACAGCCCTCGCTGGGGTGGGATCATG GTTTACAACGTTGAAGCCCCTGCTTCCCCCCAAGCCTCTCTCCCTCTACATGTGGATGTGGACATGGCACGAGTGATGGAGGTTTTCCTGGCCCAGCTCCG GTTACTCTTTGGGCTGTCTTGGGAAGAGGTGCCCCCCGAGTTCCTGCTGGAAAGCCCAGGGAATGAGGGGCTGGCTGACTGGGAGCTGGACCACCTGCTGTGGGCCCACACCGTGGAGAACATCGCCACTGTGTCCACCACCCTGACCTCGCTGGCCCAGCTCCTGGACAAGATTGGGAACATCGTCATCAAGGATGATGTTGCCTCTGAG GTGTACCGGGCAGTGGCCTCGGTCCAGAGCGCTGTGACCGAGCTGTCCCTGGGCCACCTGCTCGCAGCTTTCCAGGCCAGCAAGGAGGCTGTCACCTCCTCGGAGAGGGCCTTCTTTGATCCATCTCTCCTTCATCTCCTCTACTTCCCTGACGACCAGAAATTTGCCATCTACATCCCGCTCTTCCTGCCCATGGCTGTTCCAATTCTACTATCCCTGGCCAAGATTGTCCGGGAGACCAGGCTGCGTAAGAAGGAGCCCACCAAGATGGACTGA
- the PIGS gene encoding GPI-anchor transamidase component PIGS isoform X1, whose translation MVAAAAAMAADEAERARGRRAALSFATIAVVLGLPLWWKTTETYRAALPYAAIDGLGQQPVQLVVPMAVVFGPGSVPGDLPRPLPFRDVQKMEISVNRERPPLRTSITSRYEMRYRSTTAQEEAALAAATAREADAALYLLQDTTLGSLTMYVVPETSSLLPQGINAYVGKHRSALVRAGGSLAALQARLREVTQVMSFTASSIAAVLSDRVPDGQLSFDARRNLKSSLGYEITFSLLNPDPKSHTVDWDIEGAVNRFVKPVLDKLSLVANFSVDSQILYYAVLGVTPRYDKESSSFLLSAHSLPHVINPVEARLGSSAASLYPVLNFLLYVPERSHSPLYIQDKDGALVSTNAFHSPRWGGIMVYNVEAPASPQASLPLHVDVDMARVMEVFLAQLRLLFGLSWEEVPPEFLLESPGNEGLADWELDHLLWAHTVENIATVSTTLTSLAQLLDKIGNIVIKDDVASEVYRAVASVQSAVTELSLGHLLAAFQASKEAVTSSERAFFDPSLLHLLYFPDDQKFAIYIPLFLPMAVPILLSLAKIVRETRLRKKEPTKMD comes from the exons atggtggcggcggcggcggcgatggCGGCGGATGAGGCAG agcgggcgcggggccggcgcgcCGCTCTGTCCTTCGCGACCATCGCCGTGGTGCTGGGGCTGCCGCTGTGGTGGAAAACGACCGAGACCTACCGCGCTGCCCTGCCCTACGCGGCCATCGATGGGCTCGGCCAGCAGCCG GTTCAGCTGGTGGTGCCCATGGCCGTGGTCTTCGGCCCGGGATCGGTGCCCGGGGACCTGCCGAGGCCGCTGCCCTTCAGGGACGTGCAGAAGATGGAGATTTCCGTGAACCGTGAGAGACCCCCTT TGAGAACCAGCATCACGTCTCGCTATGAGATGCGCTATCGCAGCACCACGGCTCAGGAGGAGGCAGCACTGGCTGCGGCGACTGCACGAG AGGCTGATGCTGCTCTGTACCTGCTGCAGGACACCACCTTGGGCTCTCTGACCATGTATGTGGTCCCTGAAACCTCTTCTCTCCTGCCTCAG gGCATCAACGCGTACGTGGGGAAGCACCGCAGCGCCCTGGTGAGGGCTGGGGGgagcctggctgccctgcagGCCCGGCTGcgggaggtgacacaggtgatgTCCTTCACGGCCAGCTCCATCGCCGCCGTCCTCTCGGACCGTGTGCCCGACGGTCAGCTCAGCTTCGACGCACGGCGGAACCTGAAATCCAGCCTGG GGTATGAGATCACCTTCAGTCTGCTGAACCCTGACCCCAAGTCCCACACCGTGGACTGGGACATTGAGGGGGCTGTGAACCGCTTCGTGAAGCCTGTCCTGGACAAACTGAGCTTGGTGGCCAACTTTTCTGTGGATTCACAG ATCCTGTACTACGCCGTCCTAGGAGTGACACCACGCTATGACAAGGAGTCCTCCAGCTTCCTCCTGAGTGCTCACAGCCTCCCACATGTCATCAACCCCGTGGAGGCCCGTCTGG GCTCCAGTGCTGCCTCACTCTATCCCGTGCTGAACTTCCTGCTGTATGTGCCAGAGCGCTCCCACTCCCCTCTGTACATTCAGGACAAGGATGGAGCCCTAGTGAGCACCAACGCCTTCCACAGCCCTCGCTGGGGTGGGATCATG GTTTACAACGTTGAAGCCCCTGCTTCCCCCCAAGCCTCTCTCCCTCTACATGTGGATGTGGACATGGCACGAGTGATGGAGGTTTTCCTGGCCCAGCTCCG GTTACTCTTTGGGCTGTCTTGGGAAGAGGTGCCCCCCGAGTTCCTGCTGGAAAGCCCAGGGAATGAGGGGCTGGCTGACTGGGAGCTGGACCACCTGCTGTGGGCCCACACCGTGGAGAACATCGCCACTGTGTCCACCACCCTGACCTCGCTGGCCCAGCTCCTGGACAAGATTGGGAACATCGTCATCAAGGATGATGTTGCCTCTGAG GTGTACCGGGCAGTGGCCTCGGTCCAGAGCGCTGTGACCGAGCTGTCCCTGGGCCACCTGCTCGCAGCTTTCCAGGCCAGCAAGGAGGCTGTCACCTCCTCGGAGAGGGCCTTCTTTGATCCATCTCTCCTTCATCTCCTCTACTTCCCTGACGACCAGAAATTTGCCATCTACATCCCGCTCTTCCTGCCCATGGCTGTTCCAATTCTACTATCCCTGGCCAAGATTGTCCGGGAGACCAGGCTGCGTAAGAAGGAGCCCACCAAGATGGACTGA
- the ALDOC gene encoding fructose-bisphosphate aldolase C, whose translation MTHQHPALTAEQKKELSDIAQRIVAPGKGILAADESVGSMAKRLNQIGVENTEENRRLYRQILFSADSRVKKCIGGVIFFHETMYQKADDGTPFVQMIKDKGIVVGIKVDKGVVPLAGTDGETTTQGLDGLWERCAQYKKDGADFAKWRCVLKISEHTPSSLAIMENANVLARYASICQQNGIVPIVEPEILPDGDHDLKRCQYVTEKVLAAVYKALSDHHIYLEGTLLKPNMVTPGHSCPTKYSPEEIAMATVTALRRTVPPAVPGVTFLSGGQSEEEASINLNAINTCPLVRPWALTFSYGRALQASALSAWRGQKDNADAATEEFVKRAEVNGLAALGKYEGSGDNSGAAGQSLYMANHAY comes from the exons ATGACGCACCAACACCCCGCGCTGACGGCAGAGCAGAAGAAGGAGCTGTCGGACATCGCACAGCGGATCGTGGCCCCGGGGAAGGGCATCCTGGCAGCCGATGAGTCCGTAG GGAGCATGGCCAAGCGCCTGAACCAGATTGGGGTGGAAAACACGGAGGAGAATCGCCGGCTGTACCGCCAGATCCTCTTCAGCGCCGACAGCCGGGTGAAGAAATGCATCGGGGGCGTCATCTTCTTCCACGAGACCATGTACCAGAAGGCTGATGATGGTACCCCCTTCGTCCAGATGATCAAGGACAAGGGCATCGTTGTGGGCATCAAG GTGGACAAGGGTGTTGTGCCTCTGGCTGGCACTGATGGCGAGACCACCACGCAGG GTCTGGATGGGCTGTGGGAGCGCTGTGCCCAGTACAAGAAGGATGGGGCAGACTTTGCCAAGTGGCGCTGCGTGCTGAAGATCAGCGAGCACACTCCCTCCTCGCTTGCCATCATGGAGAACGCCAATGTCCTGGCCCGCTACGCCAGCATCTGCCAGCAG AACGGCATTGTGCCCATCGTGGAGCCAGAGATCCTGCCTGATGGTGACCATGATCTCAAGCGGTGCCAGTACGTGACGGAGAAG GTGCTGGCAGCCGTCTACAAGGCACTGAGTGACCACCACATCTACCTGGAGGGGACCCTGCTGAAGCCCAACATGGTGACCCCTGGGCACTCCTGCCCCACCAAGTACAGCCCAGAGGAGATTGCCATGGCTACTGTCACTGCTCTGCGCCGCACCGtgcccccagctgtgccag GTGTGACCTTCCTGTCTGGTGGTCAGAGTGAGGAGGAGGCTTCCATCAACCTCAACGCCATCAACACGTGCCCGCTGGTGCGGCCATGGGCCCTCACCTTCTCCTACGGGCGGGCGCTGCAGGCGTCAGCACTCAGCGCCTGGCGTGGGCAGAAGGACAACGCTGATGCTGCCACCGAGGAGTTTGTGAAGCGTGCAGAG GTGAACGGGCTGGCAGCGCTGGGCAAGTACGAAGGCAGCGGGGACAACTCCGGGGCCGCCGGGCAGTCCCTCTACATGGCCAACCACGCGTACTGA
- the SPAG5 gene encoding sperm-associated antigen 5, giving the protein MREELNPPARPSVCPSVRLPFRPFPRRGAAGAWPRGVATPTQPPSTARGPAPNGLSRGDARGSASQSRECFSNQRRADGGGPAPAAGTQTETRHQPGTRTPRPRYGHQPGTRTPRPRPGTNREPGPSQTPAWWVGTETESYRSCSRAREHYQAMQRAKTPVAQKRPRRTPLQQLQLGTDRTGLTPLFRRLRLKDSDCATPVSCARGSRSSVTKVPCTPGSPRSATLGPPSSTTRVPGILEPSSRTSTCDLRTPILKSGASEALSNATLIPGALEPRSSTVPAPVCSSIPVPSTPEPSSRTVPVSPCTSIPVPSTPEPSSRTVPVSPCSSIPVPSTPEPSSRTMPVSLCSSIPVPSTPEPSSSIIPVPLCNSILGSSSPECPGNNEPVSPCTSIPVPSTPEPSSRMVLVSPCSSIPVTSTPEPSSRTVPVSPCTSIPVPSTPEPSSRTVPVSPCTSIPVPSTPEPSSRTVPVSPCSSIPVPSTPEPSSRTVPVSPCTSIPVPSTPEPSSSIIPVPLCNSILGSSSPECPGNNEPVSPCTSTPVPSTPEPSSRTVPVSPCTSIPVPSTPEPSSRTVPVSPCTSIPVPSTPEPSSRTVPVSPCTSIPVASILKSPGSPMCSLVLGPCTLESPGSTTPGLPKNISSVSCNPNYPGSSALPLCSSGSPGNASTASCTSIAPVSTAVAGTSMSPVPTAVTGTSPVPTAVAGTGTTPVSTVVAGTGMSPVPTAVTGTSPVPTAVAGTGTTPVSTVVAGTSPVPTAVAGTSTTPVPTAVAGTSMTPLSTTVAGTGMTPVPTAVAGTSMTPLSTTIAGTGTSPVPTLVAGTGTSPVSTAVVGTSMTPVLSMATGTFMTPQGVGERSSNTSKGSLPCAKDSAVETDSLLWHCPREHLKTLPRAQLEERLERALIIIEALLLQLCDLKQSQQLRPGMGLAKQRDTFTQTDTTHPKGSTWNSQSLLFRGLAAAAFRSLQDEQGALMQEREQERTLVSQCQAVLETAPSKVQSCLEEGDAIRQRVDEALRAQDQGYLFLEAFCAHARAQISARDQSLASQQELSTLLTHAINLQASLSAKAQSFREFLDVTFENLKKERRAVDEEREQTRTLLSRSFALLEHEHGKLQSCLEERAAAQKREEEALQAKEEASRQLEKTLVTLQDTQAQLEKLTVANSLLGKDLSSMGINLSSVEQERDALQQENEKQREEMAQLAQERNSLQRECEELCQELREATECREFLDQENQMCRKQLLEVEARLNSTLATLQERVQQHEELMESHQHLREEQAALSKELDSTKTELFSLQINRSKISCCSTGIMKNKMRLQELTDCLKAALEEQDDDDDDTPSRSKAWTPRLAWTPACRTPCHTGSSFVGSVMKAVSGEDANETTRSGSRVAKDKLASVPKPIDPEDTLLESVKELGVVVSNFAMLGFRIQELKTEISDLQLRLKTVTAESQEKVDDQAATIAELHKALRTKLENEKELRNLLKKQEEQMLQLIDKSGEVTRLKTEVSELKRSLQLAETEAKVLWEEVKGKEHQEKPVNIQERVLLRQQVDKLRMLFVKQEDEKRRLTDKYLEQIRGLEMKLHQTRKMLRTHEEMQENIKELLSAVPEVALSCQELQNLLRYVGLKPASKEAAEPL; this is encoded by the exons ATGAGGGAGGAGCTGAATCCCCCTGCCCgtccgtccgtctgtccgtccgtccgtctgCCCTTCCGCCCGTtcccccggcgcggcgcggcagGGGCGTGGCCAAGGGGCGTGGCCACGCCCACTCAGCCGCCCAGCACCGCCCGTGGCCCCGCCCCCAACGGACTCTCGCGGGGTGACGCGCGCGGCTCAGCCAGTCAGAGCCGCGAGTGCTTTTCAAACCAGCGGCGCGCGGACGGCGGCGGGCCCGCACCCGCAGCCGGGACCCAGACCGAGACCCGGCACCAACCGGGAACCAGGACCCCCAGACCGAGATACGGGCACCAGCCGGGAACCAGGACCCCCAGACCGAGACCCGGCACCAACCGGGAACCAGGACCGAGCCAGACTCCGGCCTGGTGGGTCGGGACCGAGACGGAGAGCTACCGCAGCTGTAGTCGAGCCCGGGAACACTACCAGGCCATGCAGCGCGCCAAGACTCCTGTC GCGCAGAAGCGGCCCCGGCGCACCccgctgcagcagctgcagctgggcacCGACCGGACTGGCCTGACACCCCTGTTCCGCCGGCTGCGGCTCAAG GACAGTGACTGTGCCACCCCAGTGTCCTGTGCCCGGGGCTCCCGCAGCAGTGTCACCAAAGTGCCTTGCACCCCAGGATCCCCACGAAGTGCTACCCTGGgccctcccagcagcaccacccGAGTGCCTGGTATCCTGGAGCCTTCCAGCAGGACCTCCACCTGTGACCTCAGGACTCCCATCCTTAAGTCTGGTGCCTCTGAGGCCCTCAGCAATGCCACCCTTATTCCTGGTGCCTTGGAGCCCCGCAGCAGCACCGTGCCAGCCCCTGtgtgcagctccatccctgtgcccagcaccccAGAGCCCTCCAGCAGGACGGTGCCAGTCTCCCCGTGCAcctccatccctgtgcccagcaccccAGAACCCTCCAGCAGGACGGTGCCAGTCTCCCcgtgcagctccatccctgtgcccagcaccccAGAGCCCTCCAGCAGGACAATGCCAGTCTCCCtgtgcagctccatccctgtgcccagcaccccAGAGCCCTCCAGCAGCATCATTCCAGTTCCCCTGTGCAACTCTATCCTAGGATCCAGCAGCCCAGAGTGCCCTGGCAACAATGAGCCAGTGTCCCCGTGCAcctccatccctgtgcccagcaccccAGAGCCCTCCAGCAGGATGGTGCTAGTCTCCCcgtgcagctccatccctgtgaCCAGCACCCCAGAGCCCTCCAGCAGGACGGTGCCAGTGTCCCCGTGCAcctccatccctgtgcccagcaccccAGAGCCCTCCAGCAGGACGGTGCCAGTGTCCCCGTGCAcctccatccctgtgcccagcaccccAGAGCCCTCCAGCAGGACGGTGCCAGTGTCCCcgtgcagctccatccctgtgcccagcaccccAGAGCCCTCCAGCAGGACGGTGCCAGTCTCCCCGTGCAcctccatccctgtgcccagcaccccAGAGCCCTCCAGCAGCATCATTCCAGTTCCCCTGTGCAACTCTATCCTAGGATCCAGCAGCCCAGAGTGCCCTGGCAACAATGAGCCAGTGTCCCCGTGCACCTCcacccctgtgcccagcaccccAGAGCCCTCCAGCAGGACGGTGCCAGTCTCCCCGTGCAcctccatccctgtgcccagcaccccAGAGCCCTCCAGCAGGACGGTGCCAGTCTCCCCGTGCAcctccatccctgtgcccagcaccccAGAGCCCTCCAGCAGGACGGTGCCAGTCTCCCCATGCACCTCCATCCCTGTGGCCAGCATCTTGAAGTCCCCTGGCAGCCCCATGTGCAGCCTTGTCCTGGGGCCCTGCACTCTGGAATCCCCTGGCAGCACCACCCCAGGGCTCCCCAAAAATATTAGCTCAGTGTCTTGCAACCCAAACTAtccaggcagctctgctctacccctctgcagctctgggtccCCTGGCAATGCCAGCACAGCCTCCTGCACCAGCATTGCCCCTGTGTCCACTGCGGTTGCTGGCACCAGCATGAGCCCAGTGCCCACTGCGGTCACTGGCACCAGCCCAGTGCCCACTGCGGTCGCTGGCACTGGCACGACCCCTGTGTCCACTGTGGTTGCTGGCACCGGCATGAGCCCAGTGCCCACTGCGGTCACTGGCACCAGCCCGGTGCCCACTGCGGTTGCTGGCACTGGCACGACCCCTGTGTCCACTGTAGTTGCTGGCACCAGCCCGGTGCCCACTGCGGTCGCTGGCACCAGCACGACCCCTGTGCCCACTGCAGTTGCTGGCACCAGCATGACCCCTTTGTCCACTACGGTCGCTGGCACTGGCATGACCCCTGTGCCCACTGCGGTCGCCGGCACCAGCATGACCCCTTTGTCCACTACGATCGCTGGCACTGGCACGAGCCCAGTGCCCACTCTGGTCGCTGGCACCGGCACGAGCCCTGTGTCCACTGCGGTCGTTGGCACCAGCATGACTCCAGTGCTCTCCATGGCCACCGGCACCTTCATGACACCTCAGGGTGTGGGGGAGAGGAGCAGTAACACATCCAAGGGAAGCCTCCCCTGTGCCAAGGACAGTGCTGTGGAAACAGACTCCCTGCTCTGGCA ctgtccccgggaGCACCTGAAGACCTTGCCGCGGGCACAGctggaggagaggctggagagggccCTCATCATCATCGAAGCTCTCTTGCTGCAGCTGTGTGACTtaaagcagagccagcagctgcgGCCTGGCATGGGGCTGGCCAAGCAGAGGGACACATTCACACAGACTGACACCACCCACCCCAAAGGG AGCACCTGGAACAGCCAGAGCCTCCTGTTCcggggccttgcagctgctgcttttcgGAGCTTGCAGGATGAGCAGGGAGCTCTCATGCAGGAG CGGGAGCAGGAGAGAACCCTGGTGTCccagtgccaggctgtgctTGAGACTGCTCCCAGCAAGGTGCAAAGCTGCCTGGAAGAGGGGGATGCCATCAGGCAGCGAGTGGATGAAGCTCTACGAGCCCAGGATCAG GGATATCTCTTCCTGGAGGCTTTCTGTGCCCATGCCAGGGCTCAGATCAGTGCCCGTGACCAGAGCCTGGCCTCCCAGCAAGAGCTGAGCACACTGCTGACCCATGCCATCAACCTGCAG GCATCCCTGTCTGCTAAGGCGCAGTCTTTCCGGGAATTCTTAGATGTCACCTTTGAAAAtctgaagaaggaaaggagggCCGTGGATGAGGAG CGGGAGCAGACGAGGACCCTGCTGTCCCGGTCCTTTGCCCTGTTGGAGCATGAGCATGgcaagctgcagagctgcctggagGAGCGTGCTGCTGCACAGAAACGAGAAGAGGAAGCTCTtcaggccaaggaggag GCATCCAGGCAGCTGGAGAAGACCTTGGTGACCCTGCAGGACACGCAGGCTCAGCTGGAGAAGCTGACAGTGGCCAACTCACTCCTGGGCAAAG ACCTGAGCTCCATGGGGATAAATCTGAGCAGTGTGGAGCAGGAGCGGGATGCGCTGCAGCAGGAGAACGAGAAGCAGCGGGAGGAGATGGCCCA GCTGGCACAGGAGAGGAACTCCCTGCAGCGGGAGTGCGAGGagctctgccaggagctgcGGGAGGCCACTGAGTGCCGGGAG TTCCTGGATCAGGAGAACCAAATGTGCcgcaagcagctgctggaggtggaGGCCAGACTGAACTCCACACTGGCCACTCTGCAGGAGCGCGTCCAGCAGCATGAGGAGCTGATGGAGTCCCACCAACACCTGCG GGAAGAGCAGGCTGCCCTCAGCAAGGAGCTGGACAGCACCAAGACCGAGCTCTTCAGCTTGCAGATAAATAGGTCCAAAATTTCTTGCTGCTCCACGGGCATTATGAAGAACAAGATGCGGTTGCAGGAGCTCACTGACTGCCTCAAGGCTGCTCTGGAAGAGCAG gatgatgatgatgatgataccCCATCGAGAAGCAAAGCCTGGACCCCACGCCTTGCCTGGACCCCGGCATGCCGCACCCCATGCCACACCGGCAGCTCCTTCGTGGGCAGCGTCATGAAAGCTGTATCAGGGGAAG ATGCCAATGAAACCACCAGAAGTGGGAGTAGAGTTGCCAAGGACAAACTTGCATCTGTGCCAAAGCCAATAG ATCCCGAGGACACTCTGCTGGAGAGTGTGAAGGAGCTGGGAGTTGTGGTCTCCAACTTTGCTATGCTGGGCTTCCGCATCCAGGAACTGAAGACAGAGAT CTCTGACCTGCAGCTCCGCCTGAAGACAGTGACAGCTGAGAGCCAGGAGAAGGTGGATGACCAAGCTGCCACCATTGCTGAACTGCACAAGGCACTGAGGACCAAGCTTGAG AATGAGAAGGAACTTCGGAACCTGTTGAAAAAGCAGGAAGAGCAGATGTTGCAACTCATTGACAAGAGTGGGGAAGTCACG AGGCTGAAGACAGAGGTCTCCGAGCTGAAGCGCTCACTCCAGCTTGCAGAGACAGAGGCCAAGGTGCTGTGGGAGGAGGTGAAGGGTAAGGAGCACCAGGAGAAGCCTGTCAATATCCAGGAGCGGGTCCTGCTCCGGCAGCAG GTGGATAAACTGCGAATGCTGTTTGTGAAACAAGAGGATGAGAAAAGACGGCTCACTGACAAGTACCTGGAGCAG ATCCGAGGGCTGGAGATGAAGTTACATCAAACCCGGAAAATGCTGAGGACCCATGAGGAGATGCAGGAGAACATAAAAGAG ctcctgtCTGCTGTCCCTGAGGTGGCTCTGAGTTGCCAGGAGCTCCAGAACCTGCTGCGCTATGTGGGCCTGAAGCCAGCCAGCAAGGAAGCTGCTGAGCCGCTATAG
- the RSKR gene encoding ribosomal protein S6 kinase-related protein, with product MGATSSGPGSTPAPVRPPQVRAAASAPGLPLGTSRPGIPSLTLSPVPQGRAVGSWVRALLSRAGSVPVSVPVPGLALAPRGPAEEPPLPGWPLPQLVSLFLPEFPVRPSARQQQLKILGFVAKGSFGTILKVLDCGREKVCAVKVVPKVEVLRRDTLKQCKEEVSIQRQVRHPFVHGLGDSWQGQRHLFIMCTYCSTGDLHALWRTAGCLAEATVRLFAAELVLVLVYLHDLGIMHRDIKMENILLDERGHLKLTDFGLSRYLQWGERAHTICGTLQYMAPEVLSGGPYSHAADWWSLGVLLFALASGEFPVAPAGDHVAMLERVKQSSYESPPQFSPELARLLAELLCHNPLYRLRYLHHFQGHPFFRGVAFDADLLQKDPVVVAVAPRPPEQPPPDPATFADFDYELAASPDRPWPG from the exons ATGGGAGCGACGAGCAGCGGCCCCGGCTCGACCCCGGCTCCGGTGCGGCCCCCCCAGGTGCGTGCGGCGGCATCAGCCCCGGGGCTCCCCCTGGGCACCTCCCGCCCCGGGATCCCCTCGCTGACGCTGTCCCCGGTTCCGCAGGGCCGCGCCGTGGGGTCGTGGGTGCGGGCGCTGTTGAGCCGAGCAGGGTCGGTGCCGGTATCGGTACCGGTGCCGGGGCTCGCCTTGGCCCCGCGGGGCCCCGCCGAagagccgccgctgcccgggtGGCCGCTGCCGCAGCTCGTCTCGTTGTTCCTGCCGGAGTTCCCCGTCCGCCCCTCCGCccgccagcagcagctcaag ATCCTGGGCTTCGTGGCCAAAGGCTCCTTCGGGACCATCCTCAAAGTGCTGGACTGTGGGAGGGAGAAGGTCTGCGCCGTGAAG GTTGTGCCCAAAGTGGAGGTGCTGCGCCGTGACACCCTCAAACAGTGCAAAGAAGAAGTCAGCATCCAG AGACAGGTCAGGCACCCGTTTGTCCACGGGCTGGGGGACAgctggcagggccagcgccaCCTCTTCATCA TGTGCACCTACTGCAGCACTGGGGACCTGCACGCGCTGTGGCGCACCGCCGGCTGCTTGGCCGAGGCCACTGTCCGCCTGTTCGCCGCCGAgttggtgctggtgctgg TGTACCTCCACGACCTGGGCATCATGCACAGAGACATCAAG ATGGAGAATATCCTCCTGGATGAGAGAG GGCACCTCAAGCTCACTGATTTCGGCCTCTCCCGGTACCTGCAGTGGGGTGAGCGAGCTCACACAATCTGTGGCACCCTGCAATACATGG ccccagaggtGCTGAGTGGGGGGCCCTACAGCCATGCAGCTGACTGGTGGTCCTTGGGAGTCCTGCTCTTTGCTCTGGCCAGTGGGGAG TTCCCTGTggctccagctggggaccaTGTGGCCATGCTGGAACGTGTCAAACAGAGCAGCTATGAGAGCCCACCCCAGTTCAGCCCTGAGCTAGCCCGGCTGCTTGCTGAG CTGCTGTGCCACAACCCCCTGTACCGTCTGCGCTACCTCCACCACTTTCAGGGCCACCCCTTCTTCCGCGGGGTGGCTTTCGACGCTGACCTGCTGCAGAAGGACCCggtggtggtggcagtggcCCCGCGACCCCCCGAGCAGCCTCCACCCGACCCCGCCACTTTCGCCGACTTTGACTACGAACTCGCCGCCTCCCCGGACCggccctggcctggctga